From one Sphaeramia orbicularis chromosome 9, fSphaOr1.1, whole genome shotgun sequence genomic stretch:
- the fam163b gene encoding protein FAM163B, whose product MSAGTVVIAGGILATVILLTIVAVLCLCRLQYYCCKREESEKGEEEEPELATMSPSRPLALSAPPTPPTPDHYSDEAESYPPTFLTEANGPCYSPPPPPPRRCHRPHAFCPSCARCSLPFYLQHPERLCNGGRRISYRTVQQQDLELPVDLASLYHKLNLIRSVTMREVVTHSVSTDV is encoded by the exons ATGTCAGCCGGGACAGTGGTCATCGCAGGAGGCATTCTGGCTACAGTCATCCTACTGACCATCGTCGCTGTTCTGTGTTTATGTAGGTTACAG TATTACTGCTGtaagagggaggagtctgagaagggggaagaggaggaaccTGAGCTCGCCACCATGTCGCCGTCCCGCCCCCTGGCTCTGTCGGCTCCTCCCACCCCGCCCACCCCGGACCACTACAGCGACGAGGCCGAGTCGTACCCGCCCACCTTCCTGACGGAGGCCAACGGGCCGTGCTActctccccctcccccccctccgCGGCGCTGCCATCGCCCCCACGCCTTCTGCCCGTCGTGCGCCCGCTGCTCGCTGCCGTTCTACCTGCAGCACCCGGAGCGTCTGTGCAACGGTGGGCGGCGCATCAGCTACAGGACGGTCCAGCAGCAGGACCTGGAGCTGCCCGTGGACCTGGCCAGCCTCTACCACAAGCTCAACCTCATCCGCTCCGTCACCATGAGGGAGGTGGTCACCCACAGCGTCAGCACCGACGTGTAG